CCCATAACAATCGACAGAACATTTGTCTCCCTCAGAGGGGACAGGGTCACAGGAAAGGCGTTTGATAACCGTGCCGGTGTGGCGATGATGATAGAGGCCATGAAGAGAACCAGGACTGAGTGCACGGTGTATGCGGTCAGCACAGTGATGGAGGAGGTCGGCCTGAAGGGCGCGAAGACATGCGCGTTCGGCATCAAGCCCGATCTAGCAATAGTCACGGACACGACGATCCCAGGGGATCATCCGGGCATAGAGAAGAAGGACTCCGCCCTCGAGATGGGGAAGGGGCCGGTCATAACAGTCGTGGACGCATCCGGTCGCGGGCTGATAGCAGATCAGGATGTCCTCAACTGGCTCCAGGAGACAGCAGATCAGTTCAGCATACCCGTACAGCTCGATGTCTCAGGTGGCGGCACGACTGATGCGACCGCTATCCAGCTCTCGAGAGAGGGGGTGAAGACAGGAGTTGTGAGCATCGCCACGAGGTACATCCACTCGCCTGTGGAGGTTCTGAGCCTGGAGGATCTAGATAAGGGAGCGGAGCTGATAGCCAGGGCGCTCGAGACCGCTCCGAGGTACTTCAGGCGTGAAGGTTAACCAACAGCAGATCATCGCTGCCTAGACAGTCCCGGGCCGAGACAGTCTCGAACCGTTTTACATCCGGGATGGCGTTGCCGTCAGCAGGAAGATCCGCTGGGCATATCTCTTTTTCGGGAAACGCTCATGGCGCAGGTCACCCATCTGGATGAAAATTGGTCTGCATTCAATGACCATTTCCGTACCAAAACCCTATTTTTGCGGTGTAATAGTTCGACCAAAAGCGCTTCGCAGTCGCTCCTCGATCTCCTCTATGCCCAGCTCCTCCTGAGAGCCTCTCACCATATCCCTGAGAACCAGCTTCCCGGAGTCGAGCTCCCTTCTTCCCACGATTATGACATGCTCAGCACTGATCGCGGATGCGGATTTCAGCTGAGCGCTCAGGGAGCGTCCCATGACATCTATGATTACAGGAAAAACATTCCTGAGGCGCTTCGCGATTCTGATGGCATCGATCTTCACATCGGGAGTAAATGCAAGAACCACAGGGGGCTTTGGTCGATCGACCTCGCCGACGACCTCCATTATCCTGTCGAATCCGATGCCAAATCCTGTGGAGAACGTCTCCGATCCGCCGAAGAGGCTGGCCAGCTCATACGATCCGCCGCCGCATATCTGGTTCTGGGCTCCCAGACCGGAGGCGTATATCTCGAAGACCGTGCCGGTGTAGTACTCGAGACCGCGCACTATCTCGAAGTCGACGGTCGCCTCAACACCGTATGCGTCCAGAAGCTCCAGAGTCTCCCTGAATTCGCCCAGGTTCATCTCAGACTCCGGAGATCTGCCGGCTCTCGCAGATGCACGTCCTCCCTCTCTGCCGGCCGCACCAGCTGCCTCCTCCACAGAAGAATGCGCAGTGCCGGTGCCTTCTGTTGAGATCTCGATCGATGAGAGATCTGAGATCAGCTCCTCGGCTCTGTCAAGCGCACCCCTTCCCTTCAGGCTGATCAGCTCCATGATCCCGAGATCCTCAGCCCCGATGCTCTGGAGCAGCTCCCTGAGCGCATCCCTC
The nucleotide sequence above comes from Methanothrix sp.. Encoded proteins:
- a CDS encoding M42 family metallopeptidase — encoded protein: MRSLLERLSNAHGISGREGSVMEIIRDELAPHVDEVKRDTLGNLVATRRGKRPSVMIAAHADEIGLMVKFVDEKGFVYFVKIGGWFDQTLLNQRVVLHTKNGPVFGVIGSKPPHVMKEEDRKKPVESRDMFIDVGARDQNEARVMGILPGVPITIDRTFVSLRGDRVTGKAFDNRAGVAMMIEAMKRTRTECTVYAVSTVMEEVGLKGAKTCAFGIKPDLAIVTDTTIPGDHPGIEKKDSALEMGKGPVITVVDASGRGLIADQDVLNWLQETADQFSIPVQLDVSGGGTTDATAIQLSREGVKTGVVSIATRYIHSPVEVLSLEDLDKGAELIARALETAPRYFRREG
- the hisS gene encoding histidine--tRNA ligase, which gives rise to MMIQRPRGTRDFPPEEAHRRRAVREKMIDVMERWGYREVATPTFEHLELFTLKSGEGVIEEIYSFRDKGGRDIALRPELTAPVMRMYVSELHSAPKPLRLYYFANCFRYERPQKGRFREFWQLGCELIGGRRSDSEAEVIAMADETLRAVGIRGDIHIGYLGLIRSMLKMVPEAHRQGIMRLIDKKERDALRELLQSIGAEDLGIMELISLKGRGALDRAEELISDLSSIEISTEGTGTAHSSVEEAAGAAGREGGRASARAGRSPESEMNLGEFRETLELLDAYGVEATVDFEIVRGLEYYTGTVFEIYASGLGAQNQICGGGSYELASLFGGSETFSTGFGIGFDRIMEVVGEVDRPKPPVVLAFTPDVKIDAIRIAKRLRNVFPVIIDVMGRSLSAQLKSASAISAEHVIIVGRRELDSGKLVLRDMVRGSQEELGIEEIEERLRSAFGRTITPQK